One Cucumis melo cultivar AY chromosome 8, USDA_Cmelo_AY_1.0, whole genome shotgun sequence genomic window, TCTCTTCTCTTCTAAAACTCTTATTTacccaaaaaacaaaaatcccAAAACCAAAGGCAAAaccattgtttttctttgtttcaaCCAGTGAGAGGAGTTTGAAGAAAGCGCATGACGTCTGAGAATTCTAGTGggttagtttttttcttttcttctctgtCCAAACTTTTGATTTTCTATTTCTGATTTTCTCCATCTGGTTTTTCTCTCAATGATTTGTTCTTATTAAGTTTTCTTATGTTGTTTGATTTTAGAGGAAAGACATCAAGAAAGAGGCGAAATGGGTATGTTTCAGTAGTGGACACTCTAAACAAGTGGAAGAAGTTGAATAATCAATTGGAGGATTTGGCTAAAGATGGAGGAGTAGAGGAAACTCGTAGAGTTCCAGCTAAGGGCTCCAAGAAAGGTTGCATGAGAGGGAAAGGAGGACCTCAGAATTCAGATTGCAATTTTAGAGGTGTTAGACAGAGGACATGGGGAAAATGGGTAGCTGAAATTAGAGAGCCAATTGCGAGTAACAATAATACCCGTTTGAAGAAGAAAGGCACTCGTTTATGGCTAGGCACTTTCTCCACTGCTCACCAGGCTGCTCATGCTTATGATGAAGCTGCCAAAGCCATGTATGGCCCTTTTGCTCGTCTTAATTTTCCTgattcttcttctcctcctgtTATGAAACCATTAACATCAGAGCATTCTGATACGATATCTCCTGTTgcttcttcctcctcttcttcttcgttctttAATGGAGTACCTGCAGAGAAAATGAAGGGCTGTTATTCAATGGACAAGCAAGAGAATTGTGAGTATGAATCAATGGAGGAACTGAAGGTGAAAGTGGAAGAAACAGCAAGAAGTAGAGTCCATTGCACAGATATTAAACCCAATTCATTTTATGATTCTAACATTGGGAACAGATCAGAAGGAAATATAATGGAAGGGTTAGCTGATGTTTTAAGAAGCCATGATCAGAATAGCCCTTCTGAGCtttgttttaaatttgaagcTATGGATACAAATGGCTGCAATGACTTGAATGAATGCAATCAATATGTGCTACAGAAGCTTCAGAGTGATCCATATGGAAGAACTTACTGGATTCCAGCCGAGTGGGAGATCGGCGATCTTGGGTCTGCGACGGTGATGGAAGGAAAGCCAATGGAGATTGAGAGCTATGGAGATTGTATGGCCTTCAACCGTGATCTGGGTTTGTTGCTGGATCGGCAAAAACACATGGGAGTTGGTGACCAGAGAGTTGATGATTGTAACAACTTTGAGTTTTTGAGACCTGATTATGATTTTGGGTTGGAGGAGGAACGAAAGTGGCTTGATTTATGCTTCCATGGATGAAGATTGAAAGTTTAGGCAGTGTAGTTTTTTCTTTCGTTACAATTCTATTCTATTTTGAGCGTACATAGtagtttcatttcttcttctttttgtagACCCCTGTTCTTTTGTGCACCTTGAATAACATGAGATATTAGAATGAAGTATCAATATTCATTTGTTTCTTGATTACATTTACAACTTTGAATTCGTTCCTTCAAGTACATAATTAACGAATAATAAAACAATTACCCCCTTCATGTTAATTTTAATGATTGAGACTAAGAAGAAAACCTCATCCGGTGAATATTGCGGCGAACTGTCTGACATGATCGGGAACTGTTGCATTGATGAGGGCAGCTCTGGTTTAACAGATAAAAAGCTGTCGTATCAGTTGCGAGTCAGAGTTGGTGGAGCTTTTAAAAAGCTAGGGAACATATCCAAATCCTCGTGGTATTCAACCCCTTTAAGAGATGAGCTTTACGAAGTTCAAGAAGCCTTTTAGTTCAGTCACTTTTTCCGTCGACCTCATTGAAAACCAACTCCCATGGCCCACTCTTCGTGCCTAATCTGGGATCAGTGAAATAGACACATATAGGAGAGAAGTTAACCACTAGGGAATTTAAAATGTTCCGTACTACCTAAACCAAGGAAATTTTCTTGATGAATATGTGGATTATTGGGGCAGTGTGTTTGAGATGAACTCGCTTAATGATGAATTATTGCCGGAAGATATTGAATATTACTAGTTAGGTAGGCCTACTAATTAGTGATGCCTAATTCAGTTGGCTAGTTGGCTATTGGAATGAAAGTGACGTTTTCTATATCAGGTGTGTTCTCACTAAAATCTCAACAAGCAACAAATCCGATTAGCAAATGTTTAATGACGACAAATTTTAACAAAATCAGATGATACCTCCAGATTCCAGCTACTAAACGCAACATCATGAACAGAAACAATCCACTCCAAACCCCAGGGAGACCGAATGTGGGAGTGACCACGAGCAGGAAAATAGAAGAAACCAATCCAACAAGCACCTGCTCTCTTCCAATccaaattaatattatatctttaaaaaacaaaccaaaaaagaaagaaaaaggaagctCAAATTAATCGTTGCAAGACGAATAAGGGAATATACCATGGAGTAAGCTGCATATCCGAAGTCTGAAACTCCATAGTAGAGCCCATCTACAACGAAGGCCAGTGCATTTACTGGTTGCGATCCAGCAACAAACTGCAAAAATATGACTGGGTTATATTAGGTCTAACGATCAAAATAACCTTGTCTGGCATGCAGGGGACATAAATAGATCTCTTTAGGGAAGCAACTAGCAAAATTCATTTCCCCCCCAAACTCAGGATGGATACCATATTTTCTCCAACTCTACAGCAATAGGGTTTCGTACACGTACCAAACAAGTACATATTGCATAAAAATTGAATTCTCATGCAGGGATTCTAGGTGGCCTGAACAAATATGTTACATGAAGAAATTTGATCCAAAAtataagaaatttaaaagtCATGCACAGTATAATCCATCTACTGTCAAGCAGTCACCAGAAAGGTACAAAGCCAAAAGTAAATTATCCAGATAACATATTCTTACCAACGACCCAGATCGTGCAGTTTCCAGGACTTCTGCATCGGCACTGAATAAACCAGAAAATGCGCCAAATCCCAGGAATAAGATAATCGCCAAAGAAATTCCTGAGATCAAACCAATCTGTAACAAAGAGGTATCCAGATTCAGTTGTGGTTGTTTTTTTCAACAGAAACAATACATGAGACAGAGGTAACAAAAGATCTTTTGAGCTAAAAAAACACCAGAGATGGTATGATGACGTTGGAATTACTATTGACCTGTAAAGTTCTATAAATCACTTGACGCGAATGTTTATAGTCTTGTAAGGTGAAGCTACCTGCCAATAATGCCTGCAAAACAAGAACATGAATGTATATATTCATCAGGACCAATAAAACAACATATATTCTTTTAGCTGTCTGTAACATGAAGATGAAATTTAGCAGTGTAACCCAGTTAAGAATAGAACAGcacaaaaaaaatttacatgGAATAAATAGAcaaaacgttttttttttccataggAATGTACACAAGAACCATTCAACAACAAATATTCTGCTTCTAAAGCCCACTTCACCACCAAGGGCAAATGACAACAAAATCTTCACCATCCAAGACAAAAATGAATCATCCAGGTGACTATTTATCTACATTACTTAAATAACTTCGAAGTTTCACAGCATCAAATACTATTCGTCTTCTCAGATCACTCCTACAATAAGCTCGAACGCTGATAGTTCAAAATGCTAATTATTACAATTACTTGTCTTGCTCATAAATAAATCTAACACGAACACATAGAGACCATTGGCAGAATTCAAAACCAAGAAACTAATTCTATAGAAGATCACGGGTGAGTTTTGTGATCAGTGAGATAAACCTTGACGTAACTGAATGCTTAGTATAAATAGCaacaaaaccaacaaaaaagtTAAAGGCTTCGCTGAATAATGAATATAAGTTAATTTAGGAGGAAACCTCTGTACCTGACCAGCCAGTGCTAAAGCATCAGTAAGCAAAGATATAGCCATCCATATTTGTACACTAATTTGATAACCGGccatgggtacaggaccctcTCTAGCCGCCATGGATGTGGCTAGAGTCAGGGTTACAAGGACAGCCAATGTCCGGGCCATCAAGAGACCACCTGAGACAAAAGCCAGAATTAGAAGAAATTTTAAGTAAACAaacatttaaaaagaaaaaacaacacTGAAGAATTTCGAGGACGTGAACCATTTGGATCTCGATCTTTGAAGACTAAAGAATTACGGAACAAGTAAGGAAAGAGGCACGATGAACAAGTAATTGGTGGATGGAAACTGACTTCCTGTGATAAGATTCTTTCCCTTCTATCTTCCGTCCGAATAAATAGCAAAGTCACAATCTATAGAAAAGATGTTCTCCTACAGAATGTTAATACAATAAAAAAATGCCCACATCTGTTTTGGTATACTGACAAAGGATCCATGGTCCATATAGTAAAGACGTGGCTGATCCATTAAACAAACCGTGGGTACAGTTGTTAAGCCAGTTCATTTCCGGCAATATTGATATGACCAAAACATCTAGGCGACAGATAGAATGGCTAGAAGAGATTACATGTAGGTAAAAGAAAATACCAGATTGGAGATAGCGCGCAATTCTACCCCCATCGATGCTTGAAAGAGTAAAAGATATTTCTCCGTTTAATCTCCATAAAAGAATAAAAGCAATCAGATACCTGCTAACAGAGGGCATCAGATCGTCAGGAAAGAACAAGAACATCCTTTTCCTAATCTTTACTTAGGAACTCGTCTCAAAGCGCTTAAGCTAAATAAATAAGTTTACCACATTGTTGACGTACTCAGATATCACAGTAGCAATTGCAGCACCTCCAATGCCAAAACCACAAAAGAATATCAACAATGGATCCAGTATTGCATTGAGAAAATTACCAGCAGCTGACAGAAAAATCAATATTGATTAAAAAGatattaataaattttgaacAATTTTCATATTCACATCACAAGAAAATCAAGAAGGGTGCCCCATTCACACAAATCACAGAAGAATAAGAAGATATAACATCAATAAGCAGAAACATTTAGCAGAAGTGGCACTCAAATGTTCCAAGAACCTTACCAGTAGCATATAGTGGTGTTTTTGTATCCTTAAATCCACGAAAAGTACCCTGTGCAGCAAGTGCAATGACAATAGGTGGAGCACCAAAGGCTCTCAGAGACAAAAATTGCTCTGCAGGTGCACGCATTGATGAATCCTACAAATATGTTATATATTTGTGGTCATTGAGAAAGATGACATGTAAAACTATTATCAAACAAGTATATGTGAGACTAAATTTCATGCAGAAGACATAAAAGAAAGATATTTCGAGATATGAATGAAATATAAGGGAGGATAGGAAgccaaaatattataaaatgaaTTGGTTAAGGTTGACATACAACAGGTATACCCATGATATCCATTAGAGTCCCTGAACCAAGAGACAGCATAACAGCTTCAGCAATTCCAAGACACGTAGCAAGTGCTAAAGAAGTGGAGACAGAGGAAAGGAGCTTCTTTTCTTGTGTATCTTCAATGTCATCTATATGGTAAAACCAAAAAAAATCCATGATTACATAAAGGACAATGTggaattctttttttaaaaaattcactGAATCCAAAAGTGTAATTACCAATATCTGTTTGAACAATGTTTTTCTCATCGGTATTAATCAATGCCTGCTCTTCAGCAACAAATGAAGTAGTGATATTGAGTAAAGGAACATTGAATAACTTCGACACCAAATTGAATACTGAAGCTGATACCCCAACCGCCGCCAATTCAGTAGATCCTACAAAGAGAAGGTATATGACATGCTGCTGCAGTCATCAATATAACCTCCAATAAGATGAAACATAACTtctaaaattaatttcaaattcttCCTGTCATCATAGTCCACACTCATCTGAAGTTCAACTACGAACTTCAACCTCCAATTCAATACTCCAGAATCAAGATGATTAACTAGTATGAGAAATGGTTTCTTTTGCACAATTCAGATAAAGATTACCGTAACTTAAAACATGAAGCAAAATTATACCTATATGACCAACAAAAGCTGTGTCAATCAGCGATGCAATTGGATCAGCAGCCAAAGCCAGTGCAGCAGGCAATGCAATCGCCAATATGTCCAGCGCAAGTTCATCAAACTTAAAAGCAGCATCTC contains:
- the LOC103502163 gene encoding protein DETOXIFICATION 44, chloroplastic isoform X1, with product MATGLSIYAPSFNTHTNLSFKCQMLRRNANCGLLFPYLPKPSFHKNLTTSSLKSPLEESKSTASSDQVRRNRLDKNSSNSFLSASVNRFRDAAFKFDELALDILAIALPAALALAADPIASLIDTAFVGHIGSTELAAVGVSASVFNLVSKLFNVPLLNITTSFVAEEQALINTDEKNIVQTDIDDIEDTQEKKLLSSVSTSLALATCLGIAEAVMLSLGSGTLMDIMGIPVDSSMRAPAEQFLSLRAFGAPPIVIALAAQGTFRGFKDTKTPLYATAAGNFLNAILDPLLIFFCGFGIGGAAIATVISEYLIAFILLWRLNGEISFTLSSIDGGRIARYLQSGGLLMARTLAVLVTLTLATSMAAREGPVPMAGYQISVQIWMAISLLTDALALAGQALLAGSFTLQDYKHSRQVIYRTLQIGLISGISLAIILFLGFGAFSGLFSADAEVLETARSGSLFVAGSQPVNALAFVVDGLYYGVSDFGYAAYSMVLVGLVSSIFLLVVTPTFGLPGVWSGLFLFMMLRLVAGIWRLGTKSGPWELVFNEVDGKSD
- the LOC103502163 gene encoding protein DETOXIFICATION 44, chloroplastic isoform X2 gives rise to the protein MATGLSIYAPSFNTHTNLSFKCQMLRRNANCGLLFPYLPKPSFHKNLTTSSLKSPLEESKSTASSDQVRRNRLDKNSSNSFLSASVNRFRDAAFKFDELALDILAIALPAALALAADPIASLIDTAFVGHIGSTELAAVGVSASVFNLVSKLFNVPLLNITTSFVAEEQALINTDEKNIVQTDIDDIEDTQEKKLLSSVSTSLALATCLGIAEAVMLSLGSGTLMDIMGIPVDSSMRAPAEQFLSLRAFGAPPIVIALAAQGTFRGFKDTKTPLYATAAGNFLNAILDPLLIFFCGFGIGGAAIATVISEYLIAFILLWRLNGEISFTLSSIDGGRIARYLQSGGLLMARTLAVLVTLTLATSMAAREGPVPMAGYQISVQIWMAISLLTDALALAGQALLAGSFTLQDYKHSRQVIYRTLQIGLISGISLAIILFLGFGAFSGLFSADAEVLETARSGSLFVAGSQPVNALAFVVDGLYYGVSDFGYAAYSMRAGACWIGFFYFPARGHSHIRSPWGLEWIVSVHDVAFSSWNLEIRHEEWAMGVGFQ
- the LOC103502162 gene encoding ethylene-responsive transcription factor ERF036, producing the protein MTSENSSGGKTSRKRRNGYVSVVDTLNKWKKLNNQLEDLAKDGGVEETRRVPAKGSKKGCMRGKGGPQNSDCNFRGVRQRTWGKWVAEIREPIASNNNTRLKKKGTRLWLGTFSTAHQAAHAYDEAAKAMYGPFARLNFPDSSSPPVMKPLTSEHSDTISPVASSSSSSSFFNGVPAEKMKGCYSMDKQENCEYESMEELKVKVEETARSRVHCTDIKPNSFYDSNIGNRSEGNIMEGLADVLRSHDQNSPSELCFKFEAMDTNGCNDLNECNQYVLQKLQSDPYGRTYWIPAEWEIGDLGSATVMEGKPMEIESYGDCMAFNRDLGLLLDRQKHMGVGDQRVDDCNNFEFLRPDYDFGLEEERKWLDLCFHG